The Streptomyces nitrosporeus genome includes a window with the following:
- the hydA gene encoding dihydropyrimidinase, with protein MTRTLITGGLVVTASDELHADVLIEHGRVIALAAPGSQQWTADLVIDASQKYVIPGGVDAHTHMEMPFGGTFASDTFETGTRAAAWGGTTTIVDFAVQTKGEALQAGLDSWHAKADGKCAIDYAFHMIMSDVNESTLREMPRLVEHGVTSFKLFMAYPGVFYSDDGQILRAMQKAADVGGLIMMHAENGIAIDVLVEQALARGETDPRHHGEVRKALLEAEATHRAIQLARVAGAPLYVVHVSAEEAVAEIAAARDRGLPVFGETCPQYLFLSTDNLAEPEFEGAKYVCSTPLRPKEHQAALWRGLRTNDLQVVSTDHCPFCFTGQKDLGLGDFSRIPNGLPGVENRMDLLHQAVVDGHISRRRWIEIACATPARMFGLYPRKGTIAPGADADVVIYDPHSVQTLSAETHHMNVDYSAYQGKTVTGQVETVLSRGEVVIDRGKYVGRAGHGTFVPRTTCQYLG; from the coding sequence ATGACACGCACCTTGATCACCGGCGGCCTGGTCGTCACCGCATCCGACGAGTTGCACGCGGACGTACTGATCGAGCACGGCCGGGTGATCGCGCTGGCAGCACCGGGAAGCCAGCAGTGGACCGCCGATCTGGTGATCGACGCGTCGCAGAAGTACGTGATTCCGGGAGGCGTCGACGCCCACACCCATATGGAGATGCCGTTCGGCGGAACCTTCGCGTCGGACACGTTCGAGACGGGGACGCGGGCAGCGGCGTGGGGAGGGACGACCACGATCGTCGATTTCGCGGTGCAGACGAAAGGCGAGGCGCTCCAGGCCGGACTGGACTCCTGGCACGCGAAGGCCGACGGAAAATGCGCGATCGACTACGCGTTCCACATGATCATGTCGGATGTGAACGAGTCGACGCTGAGGGAGATGCCAAGACTCGTCGAGCATGGCGTGACCTCGTTCAAACTGTTCATGGCGTACCCGGGGGTCTTCTACTCGGACGACGGGCAGATCCTGCGGGCCATGCAGAAAGCAGCTGACGTCGGCGGGCTGATCATGATGCATGCCGAGAACGGCATCGCGATCGACGTACTCGTCGAACAGGCCCTCGCGCGCGGCGAGACCGACCCCCGGCACCACGGTGAGGTCCGCAAGGCCCTGCTGGAGGCCGAAGCCACTCACCGCGCGATCCAGCTCGCCAGGGTCGCCGGAGCTCCGCTCTACGTCGTGCACGTCTCGGCGGAAGAGGCGGTCGCGGAGATCGCCGCAGCCCGCGACAGGGGGTTGCCTGTTTTCGGCGAGACCTGCCCGCAGTACCTCTTCCTGTCCACCGACAACCTGGCCGAGCCGGAATTCGAAGGCGCCAAGTACGTCTGCTCCACGCCGCTCCGCCCCAAGGAGCATCAGGCCGCCCTCTGGCGCGGCCTGCGGACGAACGATCTCCAGGTGGTCTCCACCGACCACTGCCCGTTCTGCTTCACCGGGCAGAAGGATCTGGGCCTCGGTGACTTCTCCAGGATCCCGAACGGTCTTCCCGGAGTGGAGAACCGCATGGACCTCCTCCATCAGGCCGTCGTCGACGGTCACATCTCCCGTCGGCGCTGGATCGAGATCGCCTGCGCCACCCCGGCCCGTATGTTCGGTCTCTATCCCCGGAAGGGAACGATCGCCCCGGGCGCCGACGCCGATGTCGTCATCTACGATCCTCACTCCGTCCAGACGCTGTCGGCCGAGACGCACCACATGAACGTCGACTACTCGGCGTACCAGGGGAAGACCGTCACCGGGCAGGTCGAGACGGTCCTCTCACGGGGTGAAGTCGTCATCGACCGGGGGAAGTACGTGGGCCGTGCCGGGCACGGCACTTTCGTCCCGCGTACCACCTGCCAGTACCTGGGCTGA
- a CDS encoding serine hydrolase domain-containing protein — MPAARLRALLAAAPGPAAAVGALHGGTRTVLCSGGALDSTRFETGSLSKTFAALLLAELVARGEVSYADRADRYLPFRIPGPPMTLLHLATHTSGLPRLPPGLIRSAVRSGWFSNPYARFTESDLLTALARTRPRHRPGTRVHYSNFGGALLGGVLARAAGGTGSDYPALLAERITGPLALADTTCDPGLPAATGHWHGRPRPPLRMPGLAPAGAVRSSARDLLRVLEALLYPETAPGRFLRTALTEVQRPRLIIPRTGSRLCLVWNLRPRPDGPLLHHSGGTMGFTAFAGFLPHSGTGLVALTATAPTLLAPFVQAAYTTLCALPVPGRP; from the coding sequence GTGCCCGCGGCCCGGCTCCGCGCCCTCCTCGCCGCTGCCCCGGGACCGGCCGCGGCGGTGGGCGCCCTCCACGGAGGGACGCGCACCGTGCTGTGCTCCGGAGGAGCCCTGGACAGCACCCGTTTCGAGACCGGCTCACTCAGCAAGACCTTCGCAGCCCTGCTGCTCGCCGAACTCGTCGCCCGCGGCGAGGTCTCCTACGCCGACCGCGCCGACCGCTACCTGCCGTTCCGGATCCCCGGCCCGCCGATGACCCTGCTCCACCTGGCCACCCACACCTCCGGCCTGCCCCGGCTGCCGCCCGGCCTGATCAGAAGCGCCGTACGCAGCGGGTGGTTCAGCAACCCGTACGCCCGGTTCACCGAGTCCGACCTGCTGACCGCGCTCGCCCGGACCCGGCCGCGCCACCGGCCCGGTACCCGGGTCCACTACTCCAACTTCGGCGGCGCCCTCCTCGGCGGCGTACTCGCCCGGGCGGCCGGCGGGACCGGGAGCGACTACCCCGCACTGCTGGCCGAGCGGATCACCGGGCCGCTGGCGCTGGCCGACACCACCTGCGATCCCGGCCTGCCCGCGGCCACCGGCCACTGGCACGGCCGGCCCCGCCCGCCGCTGCGGATGCCGGGGCTGGCCCCCGCCGGAGCGGTGCGCTCCAGCGCCCGTGACCTGCTGAGGGTCCTCGAAGCCCTGCTGTATCCGGAGACCGCTCCCGGCCGGTTCCTGCGGACGGCGCTCACCGAGGTCCAGCGGCCCCGGCTGATCATCCCCCGAACGGGCTCGCGGCTCTGCCTCGTCTGGAACCTCCGCCCCCGGCCCGACGGGCCCCTGCTCCACCACTCCGGGGGGACCATGGGCTTCACCGCGTTCGCGGGATTCCTCCCGCACTCCGGCACCGGCCTGGTGGCCCTCACCGCCACCGCGCCCACGCTGCTCGCCCCGTTCGTCCAGGCCGCCTACACGACACTGTGCGCGCTCCCGGTCCCCGGCCGCCCATGA
- a CDS encoding pectate lyase family protein: protein MKRPVARRLYAAVATMAVAAATGAIMTIPDEASAATGGVTGFATQNGGTTGGAGGQTVKATTGTAIHEALCNRASSSTPIIIQVEGTINHGNTAKVSGDSCNTAAGVIELKQISNVTIVGVGSGAVFDQLGIHIRQSSNIIIQNVSVKNVKKSGSPTSNGGDAIGMESDVRNVWVDHVSLEASGGESEGFDGLFDMKDNTQYVTLSYSTLRNSGRGGLIGSSETELSNGFVTFHHNLYENIDSRAPLLRGGIAHMYNNYYVKLNESGINSRAGARAKVDNNYFKDSKDVLGTFYTDAAGSWQVSGNTFDNVTWSAPGNEYNPAGPNPKSNTTVNIPYAFSLDSASCVPDVVARTAGANKGLQVSDGNCTPTTPTPGPTTPTPDPTDPTPDPTDPTPGPTDPPAGTNLSIGAGADGSSKASGTSYGNVRDGDLNTYWSPAGSTGSVSVKWGTAITISKINIRQASGSAIGSWRVLNGDTGAVLSSGSGAGVISFPATSLKKVTFEITSSSGTPKVAEFETYAG, encoded by the coding sequence ATGAAGCGACCAGTCGCACGGCGACTCTATGCGGCAGTGGCCACGATGGCCGTGGCGGCCGCGACCGGGGCGATCATGACGATCCCCGACGAGGCATCGGCGGCCACCGGCGGTGTCACCGGTTTCGCCACCCAGAACGGCGGGACCACCGGTGGCGCCGGCGGGCAGACCGTGAAGGCCACCACGGGCACCGCGATCCACGAGGCCCTCTGCAACCGGGCGAGCAGCAGCACCCCGATCATCATCCAGGTCGAGGGGACCATCAACCACGGCAACACAGCCAAGGTGTCGGGTGACAGCTGCAACACCGCGGCGGGTGTGATCGAGCTCAAGCAGATCAGCAACGTCACCATCGTCGGTGTCGGCAGCGGTGCGGTCTTCGACCAGCTGGGCATCCACATCCGGCAGTCCAGCAACATCATCATCCAGAACGTGAGCGTCAAGAACGTCAAGAAGTCCGGCTCGCCCACATCCAACGGCGGCGACGCCATCGGCATGGAGAGCGACGTCCGCAACGTCTGGGTCGACCACGTCAGCCTGGAGGCGTCGGGCGGCGAGTCGGAGGGGTTCGACGGCCTCTTCGACATGAAGGACAACACGCAGTACGTCACCCTGTCCTACAGCACCCTGCGCAACTCCGGCCGGGGCGGGCTCATCGGGTCCAGTGAGACGGAACTCTCCAACGGGTTCGTGACCTTCCATCACAACCTGTACGAGAACATCGACTCCCGGGCGCCCCTGCTGCGTGGCGGTATCGCCCACATGTACAACAACTACTACGTGAAACTCAACGAGTCCGGGATCAACTCCCGTGCCGGAGCCCGCGCCAAGGTGGACAACAACTACTTCAAGGACTCCAAGGACGTCCTGGGAACCTTCTACACCGACGCGGCCGGGTCCTGGCAGGTCAGCGGCAACACCTTCGACAACGTGACCTGGTCCGCGCCCGGAAACGAGTACAACCCGGCCGGACCGAACCCGAAGTCCAACACCACGGTCAACATCCCGTACGCGTTCAGCCTCGACTCCGCCTCCTGCGTCCCGGACGTCGTGGCCCGTACGGCCGGCGCCAACAAGGGGCTCCAGGTGTCGGACGGCAACTGCACGCCGACCACGCCCACCCCGGGCCCGACCACCCCCACCCCGGACCCGACGGACCCGACGCCGGACCCGACCGACCCGACGCCCGGCCCCACGGACCCGCCCGCCGGGACCAACCTCAGCATCGGCGCCGGAGCGGACGGCTCCAGCAAGGCAAGCGGTACCAGCTACGGCAACGTCCGCGACGGTGACCTGAACACCTACTGGTCACCGGCGGGCTCGACCGGTTCCGTCTCGGTCAAGTGGGGCACCGCCATCACCATCTCCAAGATCAACATCCGCCAGGCCTCCGGTTCCGCCATCGGCTCCTGGAGGGTTCTGAACGGTGACACCGGTGCCGTCCTGAGTTCCGGCAGCGGAGCGGGCGTCATCTCCTTCCCGGCGACCTCGCTGAAGAAGGTCACCTTCGAGATCACCAGCTCGTCCGGTACCCCGAAGGTCGCCGAGTTCGAGACCTACGCCGGATAA
- a CDS encoding DUF6895 family protein has protein sequence MTTPIPATVTPLARGLADRALAWLHANRALGALPPGTTETMADPDGVYKPLGETTLAASLVLRDTRSEPGRAAAAQSLMDFTWEQFRRGDMIYERQLRHTLMTDPLEMYAPFVRCGYRHEGLDRLLAHRSRMRSVNSVEVLPNRRLAVANAARVVGLDHPDDMAELARATWLGATPEPWAINWITAYAMTHTVFHLTDWGARPDGLPPELARYVRRWLPVWIDIWREVGQWDLVTELLVVGVSLEDPHCAPEDWEALAALQHEDGLVPRDSDPVHDDPRRRFTDHQHTVVVTAVAGSIALARSARGS, from the coding sequence ATGACGACCCCCATCCCCGCGACGGTGACCCCGCTCGCCCGCGGCCTGGCCGACCGGGCGCTGGCCTGGCTGCACGCCAACCGCGCCCTCGGCGCACTGCCCCCCGGCACCACCGAGACCATGGCGGACCCGGACGGCGTCTACAAACCCCTGGGGGAGACCACCCTCGCCGCCTCCCTCGTCCTGCGGGACACCCGGTCCGAACCGGGCAGGGCCGCCGCCGCCCAGAGCCTGATGGACTTCACCTGGGAGCAGTTCCGGCGAGGCGACATGATCTACGAACGCCAGCTCCGCCACACCCTGATGACGGACCCGCTGGAGATGTACGCGCCCTTCGTCCGCTGCGGTTACCGCCACGAGGGGCTCGACCGGCTCCTGGCCCACCGGTCCCGCATGCGGTCGGTGAACAGCGTCGAGGTGCTGCCCAACCGCCGTCTCGCCGTCGCCAACGCCGCCCGGGTGGTCGGCCTCGACCACCCCGACGACATGGCGGAACTGGCCCGCGCCACCTGGCTCGGGGCGACCCCCGAGCCCTGGGCGATCAACTGGATCACCGCCTACGCGATGACCCACACCGTCTTCCACCTCACCGACTGGGGCGCCCGTCCGGACGGCCTGCCGCCCGAACTCGCCCGGTACGTACGCCGGTGGCTTCCCGTGTGGATCGACATCTGGCGCGAGGTCGGGCAATGGGACCTGGTCACCGAACTCCTGGTCGTCGGCGTCTCGCTGGAGGACCCCCACTGCGCCCCCGAGGACTGGGAGGCGCTCGCCGCCCTCCAGCACGAGGACGGCCTCGTCCCCCGGGACAGCGACCCGGTGCACGACGACCCGCGACGCAGGTTCACCGACCACCAGCACACGGTCGTCGTCACCGCCGTCGCCGGCTCCATCGCGCTGGCCCGGTCGGCCCGCGGGTCGTGA
- a CDS encoding nitrilase-related carbon-nitrogen hydrolase gives MSDVVRAALVQATWTGDTESMIAKHEEHAREAARQGARIIGFQEVFNAPYFCQVQEPEHYRWAEAVPDGPTVRRMCDLARETGMVIVVPVFELERSGFYYNTAAVIDADGTYLGKYRKHHIPQVKGFWEKYYFKPGNAGWPVFDTAAGKVGVYICYDRHFPEGWRQLGLNGAQLVYNPSATSRGLSSYLWQLEQPASAVANEYFVAAINRVGQEEYGDNDFYGTSYFVDPRGRFVGDVASDKEEELVVRDLDFGLIEEVRQQWAFYRDRRPDAYDGLVEP, from the coding sequence ATGTCCGATGTCGTACGCGCCGCACTCGTCCAGGCGACCTGGACCGGCGACACCGAATCCATGATCGCCAAGCATGAGGAGCACGCCCGCGAGGCGGCCCGGCAGGGCGCGAGGATCATCGGATTCCAGGAGGTGTTCAACGCCCCCTACTTCTGCCAGGTCCAGGAGCCCGAGCACTACCGGTGGGCAGAGGCCGTACCGGACGGGCCGACCGTCCGGAGGATGTGCGACCTGGCCCGCGAGACCGGCATGGTGATCGTCGTACCGGTCTTCGAGCTGGAGCGGTCCGGCTTCTACTACAACACCGCGGCGGTGATCGACGCCGACGGCACCTACCTCGGCAAGTACCGCAAACACCACATCCCCCAGGTCAAGGGCTTCTGGGAGAAGTACTACTTCAAGCCCGGGAACGCCGGCTGGCCGGTCTTCGACACCGCTGCCGGGAAGGTCGGCGTCTACATCTGCTACGACCGGCACTTCCCCGAGGGATGGCGCCAACTCGGTCTCAACGGAGCCCAGCTGGTGTACAACCCGTCGGCCACCTCGCGCGGCCTGTCCAGCTACCTGTGGCAGCTGGAGCAGCCCGCCTCCGCCGTCGCCAACGAGTACTTCGTCGCCGCGATCAACCGCGTCGGCCAGGAGGAGTACGGCGACAACGACTTCTACGGCACCAGCTACTTCGTCGATCCGCGCGGCCGGTTCGTTGGAGACGTCGCCAGTGACAAGGAGGAGGAACTGGTCGTGCGGGACCTCGACTTCGGGCTGATCGAGGAGGTCCGGCAGCAGTGGGCGTTCTACCGCGACCGCAGGCCCGACGCCTACGACGGGCTGGTGGAACCGTGA
- a CDS encoding cytochrome P450, with translation MTTTDGAPSALAPAPLVPLHRLRFEEPGPPRTVEQPDGSVAWLVSRYTDVRQVLSDERFGRARLYDPDAPAVAGVPEIVNDPDLMFNQDGPEHLRLRRTLRRAFTPRSVARWQPWIAAIVEQLLEGLAVRHRPADLVQEFTLPLPVAVISRLMGLDEQARDRMRHWSEHAFSDGSLADGQVTAALEEFSAFGAGLLAERRRTPGDDLISGLVRAAAEEDDIPESQLVSLVCGLVVGGHDSTMTMLGNSLLYLLGERPETWERLGADEDAAGAAVDRLVHLVPLGDDRGTARHASADAEVGGVTIPAGAVVIADCGMANRDPAVFTRRPFDDLFAPLEAPTLAFGAGAHYCLGAWLARTELRIALHRLAARYPGLRLAEDPDRVDWRTGSTSRSPRSLAVTW, from the coding sequence GTGACCACCACCGACGGCGCTCCGTCCGCCCTCGCCCCGGCCCCCCTCGTCCCGCTGCACCGCCTCCGTTTCGAGGAACCGGGGCCGCCCCGCACGGTCGAGCAGCCGGACGGATCGGTGGCCTGGCTGGTGAGCCGTTACACCGACGTCCGCCAGGTGCTCTCCGACGAGAGGTTCGGCCGGGCCCGGCTCTACGACCCCGACGCACCCGCGGTCGCGGGCGTGCCCGAGATCGTGAACGACCCCGACCTGATGTTCAACCAGGACGGGCCGGAGCACCTGCGGCTGCGCCGGACCCTGCGCCGCGCCTTCACCCCGAGGTCCGTCGCCCGCTGGCAGCCGTGGATCGCCGCGATCGTCGAGCAGCTCCTCGAAGGGCTGGCGGTCCGGCACCGCCCGGCCGACCTGGTCCAGGAGTTCACGCTGCCGCTGCCGGTGGCGGTGATCAGCCGGCTGATGGGACTGGACGAACAGGCCAGGGACCGGATGCGGCACTGGAGCGAACACGCCTTCTCCGACGGCTCGCTCGCCGACGGCCAGGTGACGGCGGCCCTGGAGGAGTTCAGCGCCTTCGGTGCCGGGCTCCTCGCCGAGCGGCGTCGTACGCCGGGCGACGACCTGATCAGCGGTCTGGTCCGGGCCGCGGCCGAGGAGGACGACATCCCGGAGTCCCAGCTGGTCAGCCTGGTCTGCGGTCTGGTCGTCGGCGGACACGACAGCACGATGACCATGCTCGGCAACTCCCTGCTCTACCTCCTCGGCGAGCGCCCGGAGACCTGGGAGCGGCTGGGCGCCGACGAGGACGCGGCCGGGGCGGCCGTGGACCGCCTCGTCCACCTCGTGCCGCTGGGCGACGACCGGGGCACCGCCCGCCACGCCTCGGCGGACGCCGAGGTCGGCGGGGTGACGATCCCCGCGGGAGCCGTCGTGATCGCGGACTGCGGCATGGCCAACCGGGACCCGGCCGTCTTCACCCGCCGCCCCTTCGACGACCTCTTCGCCCCGCTGGAGGCACCGACCCTGGCCTTCGGGGCAGGCGCCCACTACTGCCTCGGCGCCTGGCTGGCCCGCACGGAACTCCGGATCGCCCTGCACCGGCTGGCCGCCCGCTACCCGGGTCTGCGCCTGGCAGAGGACCCGGACCGCGTCGACTGGCGGACGGGGAGCACCTCGCGCAGCCCGCGCAGCCTCGCCGTGACCTGGTGA
- a CDS encoding TIGR03842 family LLM class F420-dependent oxidoreductase, giving the protein MDFGLVLQTDPPASAVVGLMRRAERNGFRYGWTFDSSVLWQEPFVIYSRILEHTDRMTVGPMVTNPGTRTWEVTASTFATLNDMYGNRTVCGIGRGDSAMRVAGRDPDTLARLGDAIEAIRDLAEGREATVDGQRLRIPWVKEGRLPVWMAAYGPKALALAGRKADGFILQLADPYLTEWMVRAVRSAAADAGRDPDSVTVCVAAPAYVGEDLDHAREQCRWFGGMVGNHVADLVARYGEHSGLVPEALTEYIASRSGYDYSHHGRTGNPDAAFVPDGIVDRFCLLGPAEAHIEKLRILRDLGVDQFAVYNMHDAREATIDAYGSTVIPALSA; this is encoded by the coding sequence ATGGATTTCGGCCTTGTCCTCCAGACCGACCCGCCCGCCTCGGCAGTCGTCGGACTCATGCGGCGCGCCGAGCGGAACGGGTTCCGCTACGGCTGGACCTTCGACTCGTCGGTGCTCTGGCAGGAGCCCTTCGTCATCTACAGCCGCATCCTGGAACACACCGACCGGATGACCGTCGGGCCGATGGTCACCAATCCCGGCACCCGCACCTGGGAGGTCACCGCCTCCACCTTCGCCACCCTCAACGACATGTACGGCAATCGCACCGTCTGCGGCATCGGACGCGGCGACTCCGCGATGCGGGTGGCCGGCCGCGACCCCGACACCCTGGCCCGGCTCGGGGACGCCATCGAAGCGATCCGCGACCTGGCGGAGGGGCGCGAGGCCACAGTGGACGGGCAGCGCCTCCGGATCCCCTGGGTGAAGGAGGGCAGGCTGCCCGTCTGGATGGCGGCGTACGGGCCCAAGGCCCTTGCTCTGGCCGGACGCAAGGCCGACGGCTTCATCCTCCAGCTCGCCGACCCGTACCTCACCGAATGGATGGTCAGGGCGGTCCGCAGCGCTGCGGCCGACGCCGGACGCGACCCGGATTCCGTCACCGTCTGCGTCGCCGCGCCCGCCTATGTGGGCGAGGACCTGGACCACGCCCGTGAGCAGTGCCGCTGGTTCGGCGGCATGGTCGGCAACCACGTCGCCGATCTCGTCGCACGGTACGGCGAGCACTCGGGGCTGGTGCCGGAGGCGCTCACGGAGTACATCGCGAGCCGCTCCGGTTACGACTACAGCCACCACGGGCGCACCGGGAACCCGGACGCGGCCTTCGTGCCCGACGGGATCGTCGACCGGTTCTGCCTGCTCGGCCCCGCCGAGGCGCACATCGAGAAACTGCGGATCCTGCGCGACCTGGGCGTCGACCAGTTCGCCGTCTACAACATGCACGACGCCCGCGAGGCGACGATCGACGCCTACGGATCAACGGTCATCCCGGCGTTGTCGGCCTGA
- a CDS encoding aspartate aminotransferase family protein, which translates to MTGLHERHLAVSPDWLALYYRDPLEITHGEGRHVWDADGRRYLDFFGGILTTMTAHALPEVTKAVTEQAGRIVHSSTLYLNRPMVELAERVAALSGIPDARVFFTTSGTEANDTALLLATTYRASSQILAMRNSYHGRSFSTVSVTGNRSWSPTGLSPLQTLYVHGGVRHRGPYAELSDARFTEACVADLEDLLGHTRSPAALIAEPVQGVGGFTAPPDGLYAAFREVLDRHGVLWISDEVQTGWGRTGDHFWGWQAHAENGPPDILTFAKGIGNGMSIGGVVARAEVMNCLDANSISTFGGSPVTMAAGLANLTYLLEHDLQGNARRVGGLLIERLREAGARSAGVREVRGRGLMIGVELVRPGTDEAHPDGAAAVLEAAREGGLLIGKGGGHDTSVLRIAPPLSLTTAEAEEGAAILADALRAAC; encoded by the coding sequence GTGACCGGACTGCACGAGCGGCACCTGGCCGTCAGCCCCGACTGGCTGGCCCTGTACTACCGCGACCCCCTGGAGATCACCCACGGCGAGGGCCGCCACGTCTGGGACGCCGACGGACGACGCTACCTCGACTTCTTCGGCGGCATCCTCACCACCATGACAGCGCACGCCCTGCCCGAGGTGACCAAGGCCGTCACCGAACAGGCCGGGCGGATCGTCCACTCCTCCACGCTCTACCTCAACCGCCCCATGGTGGAGCTCGCCGAGCGCGTCGCGGCACTCTCCGGGATCCCCGACGCCCGGGTCTTCTTCACCACCTCCGGCACCGAGGCCAACGACACCGCCCTGCTGCTGGCCACCACCTACCGCGCGTCCAGCCAGATCCTGGCGATGCGCAACAGCTACCACGGCAGGTCCTTCTCCACGGTGTCGGTCACGGGCAACCGGTCCTGGTCGCCCACCGGGCTCTCACCGCTCCAGACCCTGTACGTCCACGGAGGGGTCCGCCACCGCGGGCCGTACGCGGAGCTGAGCGACGCACGGTTCACCGAGGCGTGCGTCGCCGACCTGGAGGACCTGCTCGGGCACACCCGGAGCCCGGCCGCGCTGATCGCCGAACCCGTCCAGGGGGTCGGCGGTTTCACCGCACCCCCCGACGGCCTGTACGCCGCCTTCCGCGAAGTCCTCGACCGGCACGGCGTCCTGTGGATCAGCGACGAGGTGCAGACCGGCTGGGGCCGCACCGGCGACCACTTCTGGGGCTGGCAGGCCCACGCGGAGAACGGGCCGCCCGACATCCTCACCTTCGCCAAGGGCATCGGCAACGGCATGTCCATCGGCGGGGTCGTCGCCCGCGCCGAGGTCATGAACTGCCTGGACGCCAACTCCATCTCCACCTTCGGCGGTTCCCCCGTCACCATGGCCGCGGGGCTCGCCAACCTCACCTACCTGCTGGAACACGACCTCCAGGGCAACGCGCGCCGCGTCGGCGGGCTGCTCATCGAACGGCTGAGGGAGGCCGGCGCGCGCTCGGCGGGCGTTCGCGAGGTACGCGGCCGGGGGCTGATGATCGGTGTCGAACTGGTCAGGCCCGGCACCGACGAGGCGCATCCGGACGGTGCGGCAGCCGTTCTGGAAGCGGCCCGGGAGGGCGGACTGCTCATCGGGAAGGGCGGCGGCCACGACACCAGCGTCCTCAGGATCGCCCCGCCGCTCTCACTGACCACCGCCGAGGCCGAGGAGGGAGCGGCGATCCTGGCCGACGCCCTGCGAGCGGCCTGCTGA
- a CDS encoding MDR family NADP-dependent oxidoreductase: MKTEKWVVREHIEGVPDVHRIYEKVVEDLDVGLAPDEMLLRTLYISVDPYLQGIALDTPLGGHMGADSVMEVLAAGPRAAHRPGDLVQGFGGWRTHLVSTGEPELWQTGTFPMVFPAYRRLDPSHYDDALPLETALSVMGGPGMTAWGTLTKYLAVRPGDTVVISGASGPVGTLAGQLASLAGARVVGTTSSRQKASYLTGLGFDEVVVYRHGDSPEAVREALVEAAPDGVDRYFDNLGGAVTDAVFSMLNVGSRVAVCWQWATQVGNEGVGPRLLPYLMFPRATVRGIFSLEWFTESNWAALHTELGGRIRSGEILFDHTVHRGFDSVPTAYDSLYRDREASRGKVLVAL; this comes from the coding sequence ATGAAGACCGAGAAATGGGTGGTCCGCGAACACATCGAGGGTGTGCCCGACGTGCACCGGATCTACGAGAAGGTCGTCGAGGACCTGGACGTCGGCCTGGCACCCGACGAGATGCTCCTGCGCACCCTGTACATCTCGGTCGACCCCTACCTCCAGGGCATCGCCCTGGACACCCCGCTCGGCGGGCACATGGGGGCCGACTCGGTCATGGAGGTACTGGCGGCGGGCCCGCGCGCCGCGCACCGGCCCGGAGACCTGGTCCAGGGGTTCGGCGGGTGGCGCACCCATCTCGTCAGCACCGGAGAACCGGAGCTCTGGCAGACCGGCACCTTTCCCATGGTCTTCCCCGCCTACCGCAGGCTGGACCCGTCCCACTACGACGACGCCCTGCCCCTGGAGACCGCGCTCAGCGTGATGGGCGGCCCGGGGATGACGGCCTGGGGGACGCTGACCAAGTACCTGGCCGTCAGGCCCGGGGACACCGTCGTGATCAGCGGCGCCTCGGGTCCGGTGGGGACGCTGGCGGGCCAGCTCGCCTCCCTCGCGGGCGCCAGGGTCGTCGGCACCACCTCCTCCCGGCAGAAGGCGTCCTACCTCACCGGCCTCGGCTTCGACGAGGTCGTCGTCTACCGGCACGGGGACAGCCCCGAGGCCGTGCGGGAAGCCCTCGTCGAAGCCGCACCGGACGGTGTCGACCGGTACTTCGACAACCTGGGCGGCGCCGTCACCGACGCGGTCTTCTCCATGCTCAACGTCGGGAGCCGGGTCGCGGTGTGCTGGCAGTGGGCGACCCAGGTCGGCAACGAAGGCGTGGGGCCGAGACTCCTGCCCTACCTCATGTTCCCCCGCGCCACCGTCCGGGGGATCTTCTCCCTCGAATGGTTCACCGAATCCAACTGGGCCGCTCTGCACACGGAGTTGGGCGGACGTATCCGGAGCGGCGAGATCCTCTTCGACCACACGGTCCACCGCGGCTTCGACAGCGTCCCCACCGCCTACGACAGCCTGTACCGCGACCGGGAGGCCAGCCGCGGCAAGGTGCTCGTCGCCCTGTGA